Proteins encoded in a region of the Quercus lobata isolate SW786 chromosome 8, ValleyOak3.0 Primary Assembly, whole genome shotgun sequence genome:
- the LOC115957436 gene encoding uncharacterized protein LOC115957436 — MLQSSYSYSYHSLATNILIPHSHSHPYKPSLLSSSPVSNFPYSYRPTTPHHVSALPPVRPEPLLAQVPEPEEGPMELPPSFPSIFATTDNPSTIQVATSVLLTGAISVFLFRSVRRRAKRAKELKFRSSGVKKSLKEEAVDALKAMGSSPVEANSPPSPLQALLGGISAGVIALILYKFTTTIEAALNRQTIADNFSVRQITITIRTIVNGLCYLATFLFGINSVGLFLYSGQLAINSFMEDSTNQENKSKGDEGLGSPNSTVEIATDTTEISSSKGDQSSNDTQ; from the exons ATGTTGCAGTCTTCTTACTCTTATTCCTACCACTCTCTCGCTACCAACATCCTTAtccctcactctcactctcaccctTACAAGCCCTCTCTTCTCTCATCATCTCCTGTTTCAAACTTCCCTTACAGTTACAGACCCACTACTCCTCACCATGTCTCAGCCCTCCCTCCAGTCAGACCCGAACCATTGCTCGCCCAGGTTCCTGAACCAGAGGAGGGTCCAATGGAGCTCCCACCGAGTTTTCCTTCCATTTTCGCCACCACAGACAACCCTTCTACTATCCAAGTCGCAACCAGCGTTCTCCTCACCGGCGCTATCTCTGTTTTCCTCTTCCGCTCTGTCCGCCGCCGCGCTAAGCGAGCCAAAGAACTG AAATTTAGGTCTTCAGGAGTGAAGAAGTCATTGAAGGAGGAGGCCGTGGATGCATTGAAAGCAATGGGGTCGAGTCCTGTTGAAGCTAACTCTCCACCTTCACCTCTTCAAGCATTGTTGGGTGGAATATCAGCAGGTGTTATTGCGCTTATTCTTTACAAGTTCACTACTACTATTGAGGCAGCTCTCAATCGCCAGACAATTGCAGATAATTTCTCG GTACGCCAGATAACCATAACCATAAG GACTATTGTAAATGGGTTGTGCTACCTTGCAACATTTCTTTTTGGCATCAACTCTGTCGGATTATTCCTTTATTCTGGTCAGCTTGCCATCAACTCCTTCATGGAGGATTCtacaaatcaagaaaataaaagcaaaggTGATGAGGGGTTAGGCTCACCAAATTCAACGGTTGAGATTGCCACAGATACCACTGAGATAAGCAGCAGCAAGGGGGATCAAAGTTCAAATGATACACAATAA
- the LOC115958585 gene encoding uncharacterized protein LOC115958585 → MEHVDDLFESSSSRDEKVEAVDLLEESWFFENLLYRKTRMFKCHSDLCPSSNFGQEIVVKNLNGENTSLTRKLTEDNDFASPDLVRTPSLPSCLGREEGTKEKESDRTMRKLNLQTVDPNLLQTPMQSPTCIGRREGIQEKENDGSSTKLSCQATRQNLLRTPSLPLDMWRKEMVQEEESDPRMSKCTRKASPNVQQHKCLTHSSSLPRCRPPRNLEVETIKSNCTKEMRRRYLNQTKSKKSPSDLEIEEVQGFKDLGFTFDKDLSPSVVNILPGLQQKLHEDLDQDKVRRPYLSEAWCVQSCAPPPIPNWAPKASTEDMKAQIKFWARSVASNMRQEC, encoded by the exons ATGGAGCATGTTGATGACCTTTTTGAGTCTTCTTCAAGTAGAGATGAAAAGGTAGAAGCAGTGGATCTTTTGGAGGAAAGTTGGTTCTTTGAGAACTTGCTTTATAGAAAAACAAGGATGTTTAAGTGCCATTCTGATCTTTGTCCTTCCTCAAATTTTGGTCAAGAGATAGTGGTGAAGAACTTAAATGGGGAAAACACTTCCTTGACAAGGAAGCTCACAGAAGATAATGATTTTGCCAGTCCTGATTTGGTTCGCACTCCATCTTTACCATCTTGTTTAGGGAGAGAAGAaggaactaaagaaaaagaaagtgatcGCACTATGAGAAAGTTGAATCTGCAAACAGTGGATCCGAATTTGCTTCAAACACCAATGCAGTCTCCAACATGTATAGGGAGGAGAgaaggaattcaagaaaaggaaaatgatggCAGTAGTACCAAATTGAGTTGCCAAGCAACGCGTCAAAATTTGCTTAGAACACCATCTCTACCACTTGATATGTGGAGGAAAGAAATGGTTCAAGAAGAGGAAAGTGATCCTAGAATGAGCAAATGTACTAGGAAAGCATCGCCTAACGTTCAGCAACATAAG TGCTTGACACACAGTTCTAGTCTTCCAAGATGTAGACCACCAAGGAACTTGGAGGTAGAAACCATTAAATCAAACTGCACCAAGGAAATGAGGAGGCGATACCTTAATCAAACCAAGTCGAAGAAGAGCCCAAGTGATCTTGAAATTGAAGAAGTGCAAGGATTCAAGGACTTGGGCTTCACATTTGACAAAGATTTAAGCCCAAGTGTGGTTAACATACTTCCTGGTTTGCAACAGAAGCTGCATGAGGATTTAGACCAAGATAAGGTGAGGAGGCCTTATCTTTCTGAGGCATGGTGTGTGCAAAGCTGTGCCCCTCCTCCAATTCCAAATTGGGCTCCCAAGGCGTCTACAGAAGACATGAAGGCACAAATCAAGTTTTGGGCTAGATCTGTGGCATCAAATATGAGGCAAGAGTGCTGA